The following coding sequences are from one Salvia hispanica cultivar TCC Black 2014 chromosome 3, UniMelb_Shisp_WGS_1.0, whole genome shotgun sequence window:
- the LOC125213526 gene encoding UDP-glucose 6-dehydrogenase 3-like: MVKICCIGAGYVGGPTMAVIAVKCPSIEVAVVDISVSRIQAWNSEVLPIYEAGLDEVVKQCRGKNLFFSTDVERHVAEADIVFVSVNTPTKTRGLGAGKAADLTYWESAARMIADVSKSDKIVVEKSTVPVKTAEAIERILTHNSKGIKYQILSNPEFLAEGTAILDLFNPDRVLIGGRETSDGRKAVETLKSVYAHWVPEDRILCTNLWSAELSKLAANAFLAQRISSVNAMSALCEATGADVAQVAHAVGTDSRIGPKFLTASVGFGGSCFQKDILNLVYICECNGLVEVAGYWKQVIKVNDYQKSRFVNRVVSSMFNTVAGKKVAILGFAFKKDTGDTRETAAIDVCKGLIGDKAHLRIYDPQVREEQIQRDLAMDKFEWDHPAHLQPAAAGAAKQVSVVGDAYEAAKGAHAVCVLTEWGEFKGLDYKRIYEGMQKPAFVFDGRNVVDVEKLREIGFIVYSIGKPLDPWLKDMPAVA, translated from the coding sequence ATGGTGAAGATCTGCTGCATCGGTGCCGGCTACGTCGGCGGCCCAACGATGGCGGTGATCGCGGTGAAGTGCCCGTCGATCGAGGTGGCGGTGGTGGACATCTCTGTTAGCCGGATCCAAGCTTGGAACAGCGAGGTGCTCCCCATCTACGAGGCAGGGCTGGATGAAGTGGTCAAGCAATGCAGGGGAAAGAACCTCTTCTTCAGCACCGACGTCGAGCGCCACGTGGCCGAAGCCGACATCGTCTTCGTCTCGGTCAACACGCCGACGAAGACGCGCGGCTTGGGCGCCGGCAAGGCGGCCGACCTCACCTACTGGGAGAGCGCCGCCCGTATGATCGCGGACGTCTCGAAATCCGACAAGATTGTCGTCGAGAAGTCAACGGTCCCGGTCAAGACGGCCGAGGCCATCGAGAGGATCCTTACTCATAATAGTAAAGGGATTAAGTACCAGATTCTATCCAACCCGGAGTTCCTGGCTGAGGGGACCGCGATTCTCGATTTGTTCAACCCTGACCGCGTCCTCATCGGAGGTCGGGAGACCTCCGATGGGAGAAAGGCGGTCGAGACGTTGAAGTCCGTCTACGCGCATTGGGTCCCGGAGGATAGGATCCTCTGCACCAACCTGTGGTCGGCTGAGCTGTCAAAGCTGGCCGCCAACGCATTCCTGGCGCAGAGGATCTCCTCTGTTAACGCCATGTCAGCTCTGTGTGAGGCCACAGGAGCTGACGTGGCGCAAGTGGCCCACGCCGTGGGAACCGACTCGAGGATCGGGCCCAAGTTCCTGACGGCGAGCGTCGGGTTCGGCGGATCTTGCTTCCAGAAGGACATCCTCAACCTGGTCTACATTTGCGAGTGCAACGGCCTGGTTGAGGTGGCCGGGTACTGGAAGCAAGTGATCAAGGTGAACGACTACCAAAAGAGCCGGTTCGTGAACCGCGTGGTGTCGTCCATGTTCAACACGGTGGCAGGAAAGAAGGTGGCGATCCTCGGGTTCGCGTTCAAGAAGGACACGGGGGACACTAGGGAAACCGCGGCCATCGACGTGTGCAAAGGGCTAATAGGAGACAAGGCGCACTTGAGGATCTACGATCCTCAAGTGCGCGAGGAGCAGATCCAGAGGGATTTGGCGATGGACAAGTTCGAGTGGGACCACCCGGCCCACTTGCAGCCAGCGGCCGCGGGGGCGGCCAAGCAGGTGAGCGTGGTGGGGGACGCGTACGAGGCGGCCAAGGGGGCGCACGCGGTGTGCGTGTTGACCGAGTGGGGGGAGTTCAAGGGGCTCGACTACAAGCGGATCTACGAGGGGATGCAGAAGCCGGCGTTCGTGTTCGACGGAAGGAATGTGGTGGATGTGGAGAAGCTGAGGGAGATAGGGTTTATAGTGTATTCCATTGGAAAGCCTCTGGATCCATGGCTCAAGGATATGCCTGCTGTGGCTTAA
- the LOC125216719 gene encoding zinc finger protein ZAT4-like, protein MEEVDHKSNHKCKFCRKIFPCGRSLGGHMRSHLITSNDEPLCTKKKTKKRSQRYSDDSSLDLSSSSEQEEVAFTLILLSMDCTNSDTNNNNRIKSNQNDQSEVNKFRCMICNKAFSSYQALGGHRASHKKFKGCCAPTSLQDCKKSKDHECPICFKIFPSGQALGGHKRSHLINTADHLRVEETQTPQVRRFLDLNLPAPVEEECNVELKPWWIGAARPNLRLKCV, encoded by the coding sequence ATGGAAGAAGTTGATCACAAATCAAACCACAAGTGCAAATTCTGCCGCAAAATATTCCCCTGCGGCCGGTCCCTCGGTGGCCACATGAGGTCTCACTTGATCACCTCCAACGACGAACCATTGTGCACGAAAAAGAAGACGAAGAAGCGATCTCAAAGGTACTCGGACGATTCCTCCCTTGATCTCTCCTCCTCGTCCGAACAGGAGGAGGTCGCCTTCACTTTGATACTCCTCTCCATGGATTGCACCAATTCCGACACCAACAACAATAACAGAATCAAGAGCAATCAGAATGATCAATCCGAGGTTAACAAGTTTAGGTGCATGATTTGCAACAAGGCCTTCTCTTCCTACCAAGCATTGGGTGGCCACAGAGCCAGTCACAAAAAGTTCAAAGGTTGTTGTGCTCCGACCAGTCTTCAAGATTGCAAGAAAAGCAAAGATCATGAGTGCCCAATTTGCTTCAAGATCTTCCCATCAGGCCAAGCATTGGGTGGTCACAAAAGATCCCATTTGATCAACACCGCTGACCATCTTCGTGTCGAAGAGACACAAACTCCACAAGTTCGACGTTTTCTTGACCTCAACTTGCCTGCCCCTGTCGAGGAAGAGTGCAACGTTGAGTTGAAGCCGTGGTGGATTGGCGCGGCTCGGCCTAATCTCCGGCTGAAATGTGTATAG
- the LOC125216964 gene encoding plant intracellular Ras-group-related LRR protein 7: MGCCTSKSADSKASRTARWRSTGIVALRDSKLKTFPDEVLDLERSVRTLDLTNNKLVDVPTEINKLINLQRLVLTENVIERLPMNLGKLQYLKVMALDGNRITTLPDEFGQLVKLEKLSISRNLLLNLPETIGSLRNLMLLDVSNNKIKFLPESIGSCFSLEEIQANENSIEELPLSVCNLVHLKSLCLDNNKVKQIPPNLLKDCKSLQNISLHGNPISMDDFQQMEGFEDFEGRRKRKFDKLIDSNVMINSKGLDEGVDL, from the exons ATGGGGTGCTGCACCAGCAAGAGCGCCGATTCCAAGGCCAGCCGCACCGCTCGCTGGCGCTCCACCGGAATTGTTGCCTTGCGCGACTCCAAATTGAAG ACATTTCCAGATGAAGTTCTTGATTTGGAAAGATCAGTCCGCACGCTTGATTTGACGAACAACAAATTAG TTGATGTGCCGACGGAGATAAACAAACTGATAAACTTGCAGCGGCTG GTTTTAACAGAAAATGTTATTGAGCGTCTACCAATGAACTTGGGGAAGCTTCAATATCTAAAAGTTATGGCACTGGATGGCAATCGGATCACCACATTGCCTGATGAAT TTGGTCAATTGGTGAAACTGGAGAAGCTATCAATATCCCGAAATTTGTTACTAAACTTGCCTGAAACTATTGGGAGCTTGCGGAAT TTGATGCTGTTAGATGTGTCGAACAATAAGATAAAGTTTCTTCCTGAATCCATTGGCAGTTGCTTTTCTTTGGAGGAAATTCAAGCTAACG AAAATTCTATTGAAGAGCTCCCATTGTCAGTTTGCAATCTTGTTCATCTAAAGTCACTCTGTTTGGATAATAACAAAGTGAAGCAG ATACCTCCAAACTTGCTGAAAGATTGCAAAAGCCTGCAGAATATATCCCTCCACGGCAACCCCATTTCTATGGATGATTTTCAACAG ATGGAAGGCTTTGAAGATTTTGAAGGACGGAGGAAAAGGAAGTTCGACAAACTGATAGATTCGAATGTGATGATAAACTCCAAAGGCCTCGATGAGGGCGTCGATCTATGA